From one Lactiplantibacillus paraplantarum genomic stretch:
- a CDS encoding aldo/keto reductase: MQYRQLGTSDLKVSSVALGCMGFGAGTGTDVNQRSWAVGQTQADQVLQRAVALGINFFDTAPVYQAGASERVLGQGLKQFQRDQVVLATKFTNRTTQEIEAHVSGREHVLRSLDQSLQNLQTDYVDLYIYHIWDWLTPMAEIMAGLNDAVQAGKVRYIGISNAYAWQIAQINALAARNDYPQFVSIQSHYNLIYREDERELFSFAHENGLATTPYSPLASGRLAHPFGTETTRRKQDAFAETKYQATSELDKLIIDRVEELAHQHHVSMAAINLAWLQQRVTAPIVGATKQHHLDAVAEAADLQLTTSEIQYLEETYQPHDLEGVMALNRSRTNNWNQYAGQ, translated from the coding sequence ATGCAATATCGGCAATTAGGAACATCCGATTTGAAAGTCTCGTCAGTCGCACTTGGCTGCATGGGGTTTGGTGCGGGCACTGGCACGGATGTTAATCAGCGCTCATGGGCGGTCGGCCAAACACAGGCGGACCAAGTCCTTCAGCGCGCAGTGGCACTGGGGATCAACTTTTTTGATACGGCGCCAGTCTATCAAGCAGGTGCGAGTGAACGCGTCTTAGGACAAGGGTTAAAGCAATTTCAGCGTGATCAAGTGGTGTTAGCGACCAAGTTCACGAATCGGACGACCCAAGAGATCGAAGCTCATGTCAGTGGTCGTGAACACGTCTTGCGGTCTCTCGATCAGAGTCTCCAGAATCTACAGACAGACTATGTTGATTTATATATTTATCATATCTGGGACTGGTTAACGCCGATGGCTGAGATTATGGCGGGATTAAACGACGCCGTTCAGGCTGGCAAAGTGCGCTATATTGGAATTTCTAACGCCTATGCTTGGCAAATTGCACAGATTAACGCGCTTGCTGCACGCAACGACTATCCGCAGTTTGTCTCAATTCAGAGTCATTATAATTTGATTTATCGAGAGGACGAACGGGAATTGTTCAGTTTTGCCCATGAGAACGGTTTGGCAACGACACCGTATAGTCCGTTAGCCAGTGGTCGTTTGGCACATCCTTTTGGGACCGAGACGACTCGTCGCAAGCAGGATGCGTTTGCTGAGACGAAATATCAAGCAACTAGCGAGCTGGATAAACTGATTATTGACCGCGTTGAAGAATTGGCGCATCAACACCATGTCTCAATGGCGGCCATTAATCTCGCTTGGTTGCAGCAACGAGTGACGGCGCCAATTGTTGGTGCGACTAAGCAACATCATTTGGATGCCGTGGCCGAGGCGGCTGATTTGCAGTTAACGACATCAGAAATCCAGT